DNA sequence from the Drosophila sechellia strain sech25 chromosome 3L, ASM438219v1, whole genome shotgun sequence genome:
CAAttacattaaatttaaaatagttATCTTAGGTCCAGTGCTAGGAGGCCCATGGTGGGGTCATGGCAGCGGGATTCTGGAGGTAGGACATCACCACCGCACTGACGCTCAACATGAAGGAGGAGAGCACCTGTTTGGCATCGTCGCTGGCCCGGGAACTGGCGAAACTGATGCAGGAGCAGTAGAGCGCAAACCAGGCGCACCACTTGAGCTGTGT
Encoded proteins:
- the LOC6610853 gene encoding protein Asterix codes for the protein MNMSVDPRRKEKINRYKAPKNQGQSGGANEDMMPDYMNILGMIFSMCGLMMKLKWCAWFALYCSCISFASSRASDDAKQVLSSFMLSVSAVVMSYLQNPAAMTPPWAS